GCACCTCCTTACGAGAGCCGCCGCCGACGTAGCGCACAGCCTTCGCCTTTGTGTCTTTTTCAACCTTTTTGGCATATGCCCAGGGCGGCGCATGTGGGTTCTAGGCGCATTAGGGCGTCTAGGGCGCTTCCGGTGAGGCGTATCCGTCTTTCTTCTCGGTCCCACTTCTCCACGCCTAGTGCTTTCAGCACCGCCGCCGTCCTCGCGTAGTCCGCCTCGTGTCCTCCCTCGGCGCCGGCGTGTATGTTGACGTAGCCGTAGACCCTGCCGCCGCTTTTAAAGAACCTGGCCTCCTTCTCCATAGCCGCCTCCCGCCCATCCTCCTCAACTTTTGCCTTTATCTTGACGACCAAGTGTTCCGTCTTTTCGCTCTTCTCTGTCCACGCCTTCACCTCCTCGACGCGTACCTTCATCCTCCTGCCCTCTACCTCGACCTCCTTCTCGACGGGCGGCTTTACGGAGCCCCACATCTCGCCTTCGCGGAAGTACTGCTCCAAGCGCCGGCGCACCTCCTCTCCCTTCGCCTCGGCCTCTTTTAGGAGCATTTCCTTCAGCCACTGCGCCCTCTCATCGCCGCGGCTGGCCAGCCAGCCGATGTATCTGAGGCCGTCTGCCGTTATGTGTACGAAGCCCCTCTCGCCCCCTCTCGGCTCTTTCGCTGTGAAGTGCACAACGCACCACTCCCCCTCGCAACTGTCCCTCATGCCCAGATCCCGCAGAAGCTTCACAGCTTTATTGTAGGACTCCGGGTCGCTGGGTTTGTACTCCACAAATACAGCGGCTTTTTTCTCAACGTCACTGAGAATCTTATGTCTCCCCACTCCGGCACGCCCCTCTCGAACTTCGCGGCGAGGCGTCTGTATGTCTGCGCTTCGATGGCGCCGGCCTCTCTGCACCGCTGAAGGAACTCCGCCACTGCCTTTCTGACCGCTTCGTGGACCGACTCAGCGGCGAGGGCGTTGGTGGTGACTACTATACGCCATTCAACGCGGCCGCCAACTTTCTTCACCTCAGCCCTCACCCCCACAGCCCTAAGCACTGCCGCCCTCCGCTCAGCCTCCTCGCGGTTGGTTGTGCGGAAGTGGAGCTCTACCATGTTACTCTCATGCAGGCTTATTGAGAACTCAGCCGCTACGCCGTCTGCCTCGACAACTAGCCTAGCCCTCGGCCTCTCGCCCTCTGTGGTGAAGTCCTTTATCCACGACTTGACCCTCTCCGCCTTAGCCATGTCAATCATCTTTACAACTTTAGAATAAATCTGTTCGTCGCTCTTCACTACCTCAAGCATAGGCTCAAGAGCCGCTAGATACGGCAAAGCATCCCGGGCGAACTTCACCGCCTCCCCGCCGTAAAGCCTTATGTAGACTGCTCTCTCGGCTTTTGTCATCTTCGGCTGGTACCCCAATCTCCTCAGCAGTGCGTTGTAGAGATCTGCCTTGTCCTCCGCCGACATCTTATCGCCCTTGCCGACGTACAGCGTAATCTCGTTTGCCCTCACAGTCCCGTCTCCCAGCACTGCGTGTAGGAGCATACCCACGGCGCGCTTCCTAGCCTCCTCACCGCCGCTCCCCGCCAGCTCTCTAAAGGCGTTTATTAGGGTGTGGAGTATGCGGGATTCCTTATCAAATACGGTGATCTCCGGCGCCTTGTTGGGCCACTCGCCGAGCCACTTCTCCAGCTTCTGCCCAAGGCGGTCGGGGTCGAGTTCGCGGCCGCCTATCCTAACCTCCCTCAAGCCCTCGACCACGAAGTCTATGACGGCCCTCCTCTCCTCAACGGACATGTTGGAAGCCGCCGAAAGCCTATCCCAAACCTCCTCGGCGTATTTACCGTGTAGCTCTACACGGTACACAGGCCTCAGCCCCTCGCTAGCCACATCAAAATACGGGACGTAGATCTTGACTGGCTTCCCCTCCCTCTCGCCGCGGCCCCAGTGTATCTCCTCCGCCCCTACGCCGAAGGCTGGGGGCTCGCAGGCGCCTTTCGGCGGCGCCTCGCGCCGGGCCGCGTCGCTAGGCGCTACAAACGTCTTGGCGCGGTGTCTTCAAGACATCGGCGCCGCGGCCTCTAGAGGCCTTTCTGGAACGGCTCTTCTCGATTTCGCCCATGGGGTCTGCGTTTAGAGTGGCGTACGACATCTGTGGGGGTAGCGGTTCATGTATTGAGACTATACACGGCGCTGTGAAGTGGGCCCTGGAGGGGGGCCTCGTGGTGGGTGTGGTTAAGCTGGCGGGCGGCTGGCTGGTGCCAACAAGCCAGCTCTAAAAGCCGCAGTCCTGATGTACAAAGCCGTGGCGGAGGGCGAGGGGGAGCTAGGAGTCAAGAAGAGAAGGGAGAAGGGCTACACCTCAGTACGTAAAGATGTGTAGCGTCGCAGACGCCGAAAAGCGGCTGGGAGGCGCCGGGTGGCGCGCCGGAGGGTTGGGCGAACTCCGATATACGGGCGTTGGGTTGTAGTCTGCCTCGCCGCTGTGGGTTGCTACAGTCGCCGGCAGAAGCCCATATGCTGGCGTAGCGGCGGCTTGCGCCAGCCCCCGCACGCCGCCTCAGAAGCGGGCTCTCCGCTACCTGCGTTTTGCGCCACGGCTCCATCCCCGGTTTACACCACGGCTACGGGCGCCGGGGGCTCCGCTGATTGTAAACGGAGCGGCGCGTCCCCCTACCCAGTTTACATCTCCCAACCGCTCGCCAGGTGTTTTTTCGCCGGATGTAAACGGGACAGTCTCGGCATGAAGCTAAAACGCCGCCCTCAGAAATCCCCATCAGAGCCGACGGCACCATGATGATTTCGATCACAGGTCTGCTGAAGAGGTCCATAACTTTACACATGGTCTTAATTTAATTACTAGCCAGCCAAGCCCCTAGCGCTGAGAGAGCCCTCGCTCTGTGAGAAATTAGACGCTAATGCTCCTTTTTGAAGAGGGAGCGTAGTAGCAACACACTCATTACAAGTAGTAGCGTCGCCGATGCGCTGGTTATCCCAGCCAGTATCCCCAGCAACGTGCTGGGTGCCGAAGCCACCGCTGGGTAGCCCGCTTCGCACTCTATATACAGCCCTTTGGTTTGGTATATCTCCACGGTGGGGGTTGCCGCCGCGGGTTTTAGCACATCTTTACGAGAGCCGCCGCCGACGTAGCACACAGCCCTCGCCTTTGGATCTTTCACAGCCACTACTGTGAAGTCGCTACCTGTTGAACACGCCACGTAGAATTTGGGCTGGTTAGGCCATGTACCCAACTGGCACTGTGGGTTGGAGTAGTCTATGCCGAAGACGGTATATGTGCCGTTGAAATACCAGGAGAGTCGCTTCTGAGGTAGAGCTACCTCGCTGCCGTTTATAGACAAGACGCTGTCTTTCGCAACTGCCTTGAAGGGGATCGTGCCGTTTACCACGAGCACCACGCTCTGCGCGGAGGCGAGGGCCACGGCCACTAGCAGGATCAAGGCGCCTCTAGGCATGTAGGACGGTGTTAGATAATTTAATAAACCTTATGCATTGCGTGGTTTTTCATCTACTTCACCCCGCCGTGAGGGAGGCGTTGAGAGAGAGGGGGATAGAGGAGCCGACCGAGCCTCAGATGAAGGCGATACCCGAGGTGCTGGCTGGCAACAACGTCCTCATAATAGCCCCCACGGGCAGTGGGAAAACCGAGGCGGCTCTGTTGCCTATACTTTCTATGATGCTTACGACGGGTCTGGAGAACGCCGGGATTTATGTGCTCTACATAACTCCGCTTAGGGCGCTTAATAGAGATCTGCTGGAGAGGATTAGGTGGTGGGGCGAGAGGCTTGGGCTGAGGGTGGACGTGAGGCACGGCGATACTGACAAGGCTGATAGGCAGAGGCAGAGCAAGACGCCGCCTCACATATTGATAACGACGCCCGAGATGCTCCAAGCCATCATGACTGGGAGGAGGCTGTTGAGCCACTTGAAGGAGTTGCGGTGGGTCATAGTCGACGAGGTTCACGAGCTGGCTGAGGACAAGCGGGGGGTCCAGCTGAGCCTCGCGCTTGAGCGGCTGAGGTACCACGTGGGTAGGGACTTCCAGATAGTGGGGCTCTCGGCCACCGTAGGTAGCCCCGTGGAGGTGGCGAAGTTCTTAATCGGGGCTGACAGGCCCTTTAAGATCGTGATGGTCAGCGTCACTAGGTACATGAAGCTCGACGTTGTGAGGCCTAGGCCAAAGGAGGAGGACGTGAAGCTGGCGGAGGCCTCCAGCCTGTTTCCAGACGTCGTGGCTCGGTTGCGGCTGATAAAAAGGCTTGTGGAGGAGAACCGTAGCACGTTGATTTTTGTCAATACGAGAAGCATGGCGGAGCTCCTCGGGTTCCGGCTCTCATACCTCTTCCCCGACCTGCCGGCCGCAGTTCACCACTCCTCGCTGTCAAAAATGGTGAGGGTTTCGGTGGAGGAGAGGTTGAGGAGGGGTGAGTTGAAGGCTGTGGTGGCCACCTCCAGCCTAGAGCTGGGTATCGACATCGGGCACGTGGATTTGGTAATTCAGTACATCTCTCCCCACCAGGTGACGCGGCTTCTACAGAGGGTGGGAAGAAGCGGGCACAGACTGACCGCGGTGCCGAAGGGGGTTGTGATAGGGGAAGACGTCAACGACGTCATGGAGGCGGCTGTCATCGTCAAAATGGCCAGGAGCGGCTTCATAGAGCCGACGCAGATACCCAACAAGCCCTACGACGTATTGGTGAACCAAGTAGTGGCGTTTTTAATACTAAAGCCGCGGTGGAAGCTTGAAGAGCTCTACGGCGTCATAAAGAAGGCGTATCCATATAGAGACCTCGCGCTGGACGAGCTGAGGAGGGTGGTGAAATTTATGCAAGACCTCTATCCGAGGCTGGCTGTGTATTTTGAGGACAGCGACACCGTGGCGAGGCCGAGGGGGCGCGGCTTCTACCGCTACTTCTACGAGACCCTGTCTATGATACCTGACGAGAGGCAGTACGCAGTTATAAACGCCCAGACGGGCGAGCTCGTCGGCGCCCTCGACGAGTCGTTCGTGGCTGAGTACGGCAACGTGGGGGTGAAGTTCATATTCAGAGGCAGGCCCTGGCTTATTACAGCCGTCGAGGATAGGAGCATCAAGGTGGTGGAGGTCTCAGACCCCTCCGGCGCCATACCGAGCTGGATAGGCGAGGAGATACCTGTGCCATTTGAAGTGGCGCAGGAAGTTGGAAAGTTGCGGAGGATGGCCAGGAATGGGCTTGATTATGGGGCCATAGCGGAGGAGTACGGCATAAACGAGGAGACGGCCAGGTTTATTGTAGAGGAGATGGAGAAGCACCGGGGGCCTCTGCCCGACGAGAGGACGGTCGTGGTGGAGCAGTACAGAGACAACGTGGTTATTGTACACGCCGCTTTCGGCACGCTGGTCAACAGAGCACTTGGCAAACTTCTGGGCGAGTTGTTGATAAAAGTTCTGGAGAGACCCGTCGGCGTCCACCAAGACCCCTACGGGGTGATAATACAGTCCGCAGACAAGCTCCCGGCGGAGCTCGTCGTCTCGCAGATTCGTAAACTCTCCTCAATGGATGTGAGAGAGCTCGCTGAGTTGATAAAGTCGGCGTTGGTGAAATCCGGCTCGTTTAAACGCAGAATTCTCCACGTGGCTAAGAGAATGGGGGCCGTGGACAAGGAGGCAGACGTCTACAACATCAGCATGTCGAAGCTGGTCGACGCGTTTAGCGGAACGCCCGTTTTTGACGAGGCTTTGAGAGAGGCGCTTGAGAAAGACCTAGACCTTTCGCACACTGTGGAGATCCTCCAGAGGATAAAGACGGGCGAGATCTCGGTGGTCTACACAGCGGCGCCGACATACCTAGGCGACGTCCTCTACGAGAAGCTGTCCCATAGGCTGGAGATTATACCGCCCGAGAGGCTGAGGAGGCTGGTGCTAGACAGCGCAAAAGCCAGGTTGCTAAACTACGCCATGTTAGCCGTGTGTCTAGAATGCGGGTGGTACGGCATGGTGCGCGTCGGCGAGGTCAACGAAGTGGCATGCCCCAGATGCGGCGGCAACAACATAGGAGTCGTGCGCGTGGTGCGTAGCGACAACCTGGAGAGGGAGGTCCGGCGCAACTACGAAGAGGTGAAGAAGACCGCCGAGATTCTGCGCAGACACGGCTGGGCTGGGTTGTACGCACTAGCCTCGCGTCTGCCTATCGAGGCCGTGGAGAGCCTGCTGGCGGAGGCCGACGGAGCCGATATCAACAGCTTAACCGAGAAGATACAGGAGATGGAGAAGGAGTATCTAAAACAGAGACTTCTTGAATAGGCGGCGTAGGTAGGAGGCGTAGAGATCACCTCTGCCGAACTGCGCCAAGTCTCGCCTCACGTACTCCGCCGCCTTTTCTGCATCCATAGCTACCACCTCCCCGTCTTTGTATATCGAGAGCGGCGGCACGTCTCTATCCACAACGCCGTAGAGATGGGAAAGCGGACCTATGAACCTCCCCCCGTATATCAAGGTGCCTATCGCCGTTTTGACAAACTCGCCGATTACGGGCCCGAGCTTCCTGTAGCTCTTCGACGTGTACGAGGGCCTTATCAGCCCCAGAGTGTTTTTTAGGTTAGACACGTTGGTCCCAGCTCCGAAGTTTACAAAGGGGGATACGTAGGAGTCGCCGAGATACCCGCCGTGTTGCTTACGGGTGTAGGCGTCTAAGACTGCGTTCTTGACCTCGTCCCTGGCCTTGGAGTCGTAGTACAAAACGGTGCCCGGCCGGACGTAGGTAAACGGGAGTACTGCGGACGACGGCCCCACGACCACAGGCCCCTCGATATAAGTGTGCTCGTACACCCTCCCCCTGATGTAGGCGTCGCCGCGCACGTCGCCCCTCACGTCGCCTCTAACCAACTCCACTCCGAGGTCCCTCAGCCGTGCAAGCGCAGTCTGCATAATTTCCACGTTGTTCTCTATGATATCTGCAAGAGATTCAAGAGGCGTGGCCATCTGCTCCGCCCCGCCTAGATTAATTCGGGTACTTCCACAAACCAAATTCCTCGTCTTAAGTAGATGAGGCACGCAGCCAACCTCCACCTTAGGGACGTCGTGAGGTATGCCCTCTCTAATTTCAAATCTGCAACCCTCTAGTATAAGTGGGAGGTCTATCTTCTCCTCTACGTATATGACCACCTTCCCCGCCTCGCACAGCGACAGCGCCGCCAGCTCCACGAGCCTAAACCCACCAGCGATTAAGTACGGCGGCGGCGCCGCGAGCTCAGGCGCGATGGAGCCGGTCAAGGCGATCTCCATGAATAGACTTATTAACACGTTTTTAAAAAGTGGCGGGGCGATGATCGAAAAAGCCGTGAAAAAGATCCTGGGGATAGAAGACGCGCCTAAGTGGCTGGAGAGAGAGGTGTTGAGAAAAGTGGAAGAGGGCCTAGACGTGGACAGCGCCGTGAGCTACCTAGCCCCGTTAATTACGGAGGTGCACAGAACAAACCTCGCCAAGTTCCGACCCGGCGGCGCCAGCATTAGGAAGGCATCGGTTTTTCTAACGGCGGAGTTGATAGAGCGTCTAGGCTACCACGCCGAGTTCATAGAGCTGTTCGGCTCCACGCTCCCCGCCGCGGCGAGGGGCGGGGGGACGTACACACCTGTGGTGCCTATTTTCGACAAGAAGAGGAAGTCGCAGTACCTCGCATCCAAAAGCAGGAAATACATGCGTAGCGTTATACAAATCACAACCACGCCAGACGCGGAGGGCGTATTAGCCGAGGTGGTCAAGACGCAGAAGCCGCCCTACTACTACCTATACACATCGGCAAACGTCGGGAAGCTCATCGAAGACTCGGTGCCCATCTCAGCCACTGTAAACAAAAAATTCAGAGACCTCTACTTCTACTGGAGGTTGTTCAGAGAGCGCGGCTTCCTTGTGCTCGTGGGGAGGGAGATCGGCGGCGTGTCGGTGGACATCCTCGCCGTGGGACTCGGCAAATACGTCGTGGTAACCGGCGCAAACTCCAAGAAGTTAAATAGGTTAAAGAAGGTGGTAGATGCGGTTTACCTCGTCTGAGCCGCGGCTTTCCTCCTCTCTCTGATTCTGGCCACCTCCTTCTCGATGAGGGAGAGGTGGAAGCCGAGCTCCTCAATGGCGAATTTCTTAGCCACCTCCCTCCCGTACTTAACAAGCTCCTCCGCCTCCTCCAGCCTCTTCTTCCTCACCTTCTCATACGCAGTATACACGACGCACTCAACCAGCTTCTCCCTGAACTCAAGAGCTTTAGCGGAGTTCCCCTCCTTCTCCGCCCACATAATGAGCCTCTCCCACTTGCCACAGATAGGCATAGCGCCAACTCAAAACACGGTTAATAAAGTTTACTCAATTACAGACAACTGAGCCTTGAGCCTCATAAGCTTCATGTACTCCTCCTCCATCCCCAGCCTCTTAGCCGTCTTCAAAGCCCTGGCAAGCTTCTTATTCAGCTTCATAGCTATTTCGGGATTCCTAGGAATGACCCCAGCCCTTACCTTTCTCAAGTAGTCCTCCACGTCTCTAATTATAGACGCCACCTCGTCTACAGCCAGCTCGAAATCCACGTCGTCTACAGATGAGGTTTTCTGCACATTCACCGTGAGGACAATAGGCTCCACCACGACCCTCTCCCTAGGCCTCTCTATGTTGTACTTGCCCAGAAGGTAGCCAGCTATGAGGTAGCGGACTAGTTCAGAAACCCCATCGAGACCCTCCCTCTTCGCCAGCTCCTCCAGCACAGACTTCACCTTTCTGTGCACCCTTACGGATACAATCGCGCCCTCCTTGTCCGGCGCCCTGAACAAGTCGTTGTACGTCAAGTCAAATTCCCTAACCTGGCCGCTCATATCTCAAAAACTCCCAGAGTTATATACCCCAAACGCCTAAATTCAATATTTACACCAACTTGGATACACCCACTCCACGGGGTAGCCATTGCCCTTATAAATCACGTTTTTTAAACCCCCAGCAAAACGCCGCCGTGTTGGAGCTGTTGGTAATAATACCCTTCGTGCTTCTCGCCGCGGCGGGCCTCGCCAGGGAGTACAGCTTCTGGAAGGGGGGAGGCGGGGGACATGTACAGACCTGTAGAAAAATCAGCGTGGTGATCCCCATGAGGGGGGTCCATGCAGCCACCGAAGAAAATCTGAGGGCGTTGACCTCGCAGAAGGTAAGCACAGAGGTTGAGTACGTTTTCGTCGTAGACTCGGCGGCGGATCCCGCCTATGAGGTCGCCAAGAGATACGGGAGGGTTCTCCACAGCGAGGGCGAGGGGAAGAGCGCCGCCCTGGCCACCGCGCTTAGGAAAGCAACCGGCGACTGCATAGTATTTGCAGACGACGACATCAGGCCGGGGCCGCATTGGCTCGAGGAGATGACGGCGCCGCTCTCCAGCTACACAGCAGTGACCACCTACCGCTGGTACCTCGGAAGAGGCCTCTGCCACAAGGTGAGGCTGGCCATCAGCAACATGGGGTTCCCAGCGATGCTAGACAGGAGATCAAGGTTTGTGTGGGGAGGCTCCACGGCCTTTAGGAGGGACTTCGCCGAGAAGACAAGGCTCGCCGACAGACTGCCTAGATACGTAAGCGACGACTACGCGGTGTACTCAGCCATTAAGGAGTACGGAGGCGGGATCTGGTTCGCAAAAGGCGCCATAGCCCCCACGCCGGACCCGGACTGCAAACTGGGCGAGGCATTCTGGTGGGGAGTTAGACAGATCCTAATGGTAAAATGGCACGCCCCCGCGGGGTGGTACGCCGGGCTTGTTATATACACGCTGGGCTTCCTACTCTCCGTGGCGCTACCGGCGGCCGGCCTCCTAACTGGCGACAGATGGCTACTCGCCGGGCTCGCCCTCCACCCAATTAATCTGCTTAAAGACGCCGTGAGGGCGCGGGGCGTGAGGAAACACGCCGGCGTGCCGATCAGCCCCGCCACAGTAGTCGCGACGTGGGCAGTGGGCAACTTCGTAATCCCACTCGCAGTGTGGACCTCTGCGTTTGTCAAGTGCGTCAGCTGGAGGGGGAGGAGGATATGCCGGCAATAGACTACTCTGCTCTGTGGGCCGTCATAAAAACTATTTTCCACGCGGCGGCATCTATACTGGCCGCGCCGGGCCTCGGCGAGGCGGGCGGCCGGGTCATGGCCGCGCTTCTATTCGCCGCGCTATTCTTCATATCGGGGGCGTTTAAAAAGACGCGGAGGGTAGTGGGGCCTCTACTGGCGATAGCCATCATAATTTCAATACTCCTAGCGCTGGTGTAGCCCCACC
The sequence above is drawn from the Pyrobaculum ferrireducens genome and encodes:
- a CDS encoding PaRep2b protein, giving the protein MASEGLRPVYRVELHGKYAEEVWDRLSAASNMSVEERRAVIDFVVEGLREVRIGGRELDPDRLGQKLEKWLGEWPNKAPEITVFDKESRILHTLINAFRELAGSGGEEARKRAVGMLLHAVLGDGTVRANEITLYVGKGDKMSAEDKADLYNALLRRLGYQPKMTKAERAVYIRLYGGEAVKFARDALPYLAALEPMLEVVKSDEQIYSKVVKMIDMAKAERVKSWIKDFTTEGERPRARLVVEADGVAAEFSISLHESNMVELHFRTTNREEAERRAAVLRAVGVRAEVKKVGGRVEWRIVVTTNALAAESVHEAVRKAVAEFLQRCREAGAIEAQTYRRLAAKFERGVPEWGDIRFSVTLRKKPLYLWSTNPATRSPTIKL
- a CDS encoding DEAD/DEAH box helicase → MVFHLLHPAVREALRERGIEEPTEPQMKAIPEVLAGNNVLIIAPTGSGKTEAALLPILSMMLTTGLENAGIYVLYITPLRALNRDLLERIRWWGERLGLRVDVRHGDTDKADRQRQSKTPPHILITTPEMLQAIMTGRRLLSHLKELRWVIVDEVHELAEDKRGVQLSLALERLRYHVGRDFQIVGLSATVGSPVEVAKFLIGADRPFKIVMVSVTRYMKLDVVRPRPKEEDVKLAEASSLFPDVVARLRLIKRLVEENRSTLIFVNTRSMAELLGFRLSYLFPDLPAAVHHSSLSKMVRVSVEERLRRGELKAVVATSSLELGIDIGHVDLVIQYISPHQVTRLLQRVGRSGHRLTAVPKGVVIGEDVNDVMEAAVIVKMARSGFIEPTQIPNKPYDVLVNQVVAFLILKPRWKLEELYGVIKKAYPYRDLALDELRRVVKFMQDLYPRLAVYFEDSDTVARPRGRGFYRYFYETLSMIPDERQYAVINAQTGELVGALDESFVAEYGNVGVKFIFRGRPWLITAVEDRSIKVVEVSDPSGAIPSWIGEEIPVPFEVAQEVGKLRRMARNGLDYGAIAEEYGINEETARFIVEEMEKHRGPLPDERTVVVEQYRDNVVIVHAAFGTLVNRALGKLLGELLIKVLERPVGVHQDPYGVIIQSADKLPAELVVSQIRKLSSMDVRELAELIKSALVKSGSFKRRILHVAKRMGAVDKEADVYNISMSKLVDAFSGTPVFDEALREALEKDLDLSHTVEILQRIKTGEISVVYTAAPTYLGDVLYEKLSHRLEIIPPERLRRLVLDSAKARLLNYAMLAVCLECGWYGMVRVGEVNEVACPRCGGNNIGVVRVVRSDNLEREVRRNYEEVKKTAEILRRHGWAGLYALASRLPIEAVESLLAEADGADINSLTEKIQEMEKEYLKQRLLE
- a CDS encoding sugar phosphate transferase encodes the protein MEIALTGSIAPELAAPPPYLIAGGFRLVELAALSLCEAGKVVIYVEEKIDLPLILEGCRFEIREGIPHDVPKVEVGCVPHLLKTRNLVCGSTRINLGGAEQMATPLESLADIIENNVEIMQTALARLRDLGVELVRGDVRGDVRGDAYIRGRVYEHTYIEGPVVVGPSSAVLPFTYVRPGTVLYYDSKARDEVKNAVLDAYTRKQHGGYLGDSYVSPFVNFGAGTNVSNLKNTLGLIRPSYTSKSYRKLGPVIGEFVKTAIGTLIYGGRFIGPLSHLYGVVDRDVPPLSIYKDGEVVAMDAEKAAEYVRRDLAQFGRGDLYASYLRRLFKKSLF
- a CDS encoding ribbon-helix-helix protein, CopG family, which gives rise to MSGQVREFDLTYNDLFRAPDKEGAIVSVRVHRKVKSVLEELAKREGLDGVSELVRYLIAGYLLGKYNIERPRERVVVEPIVLTVNVQKTSSVDDVDFELAVDEVASIIRDVEDYLRKVRAGVIPRNPEIAMKLNKKLARALKTAKRLGMEEEYMKLMRLKAQLSVIE
- a CDS encoding glycosyltransferase; protein product: MLELLVIIPFVLLAAAGLAREYSFWKGGGGGHVQTCRKISVVIPMRGVHAATEENLRALTSQKVSTEVEYVFVVDSAADPAYEVAKRYGRVLHSEGEGKSAALATALRKATGDCIVFADDDIRPGPHWLEEMTAPLSSYTAVTTYRWYLGRGLCHKVRLAISNMGFPAMLDRRSRFVWGGSTAFRRDFAEKTRLADRLPRYVSDDYAVYSAIKEYGGGIWFAKGAIAPTPDPDCKLGEAFWWGVRQILMVKWHAPAGWYAGLVIYTLGFLLSVALPAAGLLTGDRWLLAGLALHPINLLKDAVRARGVRKHAGVPISPATVVATWAVGNFVIPLAVWTSAFVKCVSWRGRRICRQ